A genomic window from Indicator indicator isolate 239-I01 chromosome 10, UM_Iind_1.1, whole genome shotgun sequence includes:
- the QSOX1 gene encoding sulfhydryl oxidase 1, whose product MWRRRRWIARGVGGGGGGGGGGGGRWGWPLAVLVLALWLSAARCRELYSPTDPLELLGTGAEGQLLGSPSAWAVEFFASWCGHCVHFAPTWRALAHDIREWRPAVVLAAIDCADEANQQVCTDFGITGFPTLKFFRAFSKKTEDGIRITKTSTSVEDLRHAIITNLEQSQDSWPPACPPLEPASAEEVRTFFQRNKDQYLALIFEKSNSFVGREVALDMLQYENVAVRRVLSSEEELVEKFGVTTFPSGYLLLRNGSFFRLPVHMEARSFYTYYLRTLSGVTRGSYKLNATLGASNETNTSHLNRADRSKVYMADLESTLHYSLRVEAVRAATMSGAQLAAFKCYVATLVKYFPGRPYVQTYLQSLDVWLKNWTEPELPRNTLKEVMKNNGDASHPAMLPTNVTWVGCQGSERHFRGYPCGLWTLFHLLTVQAAQNGPNKELPLEVLSTIRCYVRNFFGCQECAEHFEAMAAKSMDQVASREEAVLWLWSHHNEVNARLAGGDTEDPKFPKLQWPPPDMCPQCHKEERGVHAWDESAVLTFLKAHFSPANVYLDYAMADPIPAAREEMEARLGTEGPREEREKDEEEEKETEVRAPGRQGSPEPRRPSIVRLNPKPREVSEDIVDLDSFSEQHFKSQALRAAAGRRRRLSKRDTIALSREAGMGRERRRAPGLLVREEEEVAGGVIQRSPWLRVLGLGFSRLDISLCVALYFLSSMCLLGMYTFFRLRTRARKGRLGFPLA is encoded by the exons atgtggcggcggcggcggtggaTAGCGCGGGGCgtggggggcggcggcggcggcggaggaggaggaggagggcgtTGGGGGTGGCCGTTGGCCGTGTTGGTGCTGGCGTTGTGGCTGTCAGCAGCGAGATGTCGTGAGTTGTACTCGCCCACTGATCctttggagctgctggggacgGGGGCggaggggcagctgctgggctctccCAGCGCTTGGGCCGTCGAATTCTTCGCCTCCTGGTGCGGGCACTGCGTCCACTTCGCGCCCACATGGCGGGCCCTGGCGCACGACATCCGCG AATGGAGGcctgcagtggtgctggcagCCATAGACTGTGCCGACGAGGCCAACCAGCAAGTGTGCACTGATTTTGGGATCACCGGCTTCCCCACACTGAAG ttcttCCGAGCTTTTAGCAAGAAGACAGAGGATGGGATAAGGATTACCA AAACCAGCACCAGCGTTGAGGACCTGCGCCATGCCATCATTACCAACCTTGAGCAGAGCCAGGACAGTTGGCCACCCGCCTGTCCTCCGCTGGAGCCAGCAAG tgcagaggaggttcGCACCTTCTTCCAGAGGAACAAGGACCAGTACCTGGCACTGATCTTTGAGAAGAGCAATTCCTTTGTGGGCAGAGAG GTGGCACTGGACATGCTGCAGTACGAGAACGTGGCAGTGaggagggtgctgagcagcGAGGAAGAGCTTGTGGAGAAGTTTGGTGTCACCACTTTCCCCTCTGGCTACCTGCTCCTCCGCAATGGCTCCTTCTTCCGGCTACCTGT GCACATGGAGGCACGCTCCTTCTACACCTACTACCTGCGTACGCTCTCGGGCGTCACCCGCGGCTCCTACAAGCTGAATGCAACCCTTGGTGCTTCCAACGAGACCAACACATCCCATCTGAATCGTGCCGACCG ctccaAGGTGTACATGGCTGACCTGGAGTCCACACTGCACTACTCGTTGCGGGTAGAAGCTGTCCGTGCTGCCACAATGTCAGGAGCCCAGCTGGCTGCCTTCAAGTGCTATGTGGCCACACTGGTGAAG taCTTCCCTGGGCGCCCCTATGTGCAGACCTACCTGCAGTCCCTGGACGTCTGGCTGAAGAACTGGACAGAGCCTGAGCTGCCCCGCAACACTTTGAAGGAGGTCATGAAGAACAACGGAGAT GCCTCCCACCCCGCCATGCTCCCCACCAATGTGACCTGGGTGGGCTGCCAGGGCAGTGAACGCCACTTCCGTGGCTACCCCTGTGGGCTCTGGACCCTCTTCCATCTGCTGActgtccaggctgcccagaacgGCCCCAACAAAG AGCTGCCATTGGAGGTGCTGAGCACCATCCGCTGCTATGTCCGGAATTTCTTCGGCTGCCAGGAGTGTGCTGAGCACTTTGAAGCCATGGCAGCTAAGTCCATGGACCAGGTGGCAAGCCGGGAGGAAGCCGTCCTCTGGCTCTGGTCCCACCACAACGAGGTCAATGCTCGCCTGGCAG GAGGTGACACAGAGGACCCCAAGTTCCCCAAGCTGCAGTGGCCTCCACCAGATATGTGTCCCCAGTGCCACAAGGAGGAGCGAGGGGTGCACGCCTGGGATGAGTCAGCTGTGCTCACCTTCCTCAAAGCACACTTCTCCCCGGCCAACGTCTACTTGGACTATGCCATGGCTGACCCCATCCCTGCCgccagggaggagatggaggccaggctgggcaccGAGGGCCCacgagaggagagggagaaggatgaggaagaggagaaggagacagAAGTGAGAGCTCCGGGGCGACAGGGCTCCCCTGAGCCACGACGCCCCAGCATTGTGCGTCTCAATCCCAAGCCTCGGGAGGTGAGTGAGGACATCGTGGACCTGGACTCCTTCAGCGAGCAGCACTTCAAGAGCCAAGCACTACGAGCAGCAGCCGGCCGGCGCCGGCGGCTCAGCAAACGAGACACCATCGCCCTGTCCCGGGAGGCCGGCATGGGCCGGGAGCGCCGGCGGGCTCCTGGGCTCCTGGtccgggaggaggaggaggtggctgggggGGTCATTCAGAGGAGCCCCTGGCTGCGGGTGCTGGGCTTGGGCTTCTCCCGTCTGGACATCAGCCTCTGCGTCGCCCTGTACTTCCTCTCCTCCATGTGCCTCCTAGGCATGTACACCTTCTTCCGCCTCCGCACCCGCGCCCGGAAAGGCCGCCTTGGCTTCCCCTTGGCCTGA